A stretch of the Desulfatirhabdium butyrativorans DSM 18734 genome encodes the following:
- the dnaB gene encoding replicative DNA helicase, translating to MRSKKTSDPSLTHLPPQSIEAEESILSAILLDNGVLPDVVEVLRAEDFYKGAHQKIFSAVLDLFDRSEPVDLVTLAEALKSKGHLESIGGPSVLLHILENAPIAVNAAQYAHIVRDKACLRRLIEKSTQIVQRCFEDQGDVDDVLDFAEASIFEVSAHKVKQAFSQIGELIDSNIYKLEERQENKSLYTGIPTGFEGLDKLTSGLQKADLLILAARPSMGKTALALNIARNVAVESNVPCAIFSLEMSKEQLSMRMLCAEARIDSGRLRDGFFSREDWGRITHAASVLTTAPIYIDDSADISALTIRAKARRLKMEKNLGLIIIDYLQLMKSSVSAERRDLEISDISRSIKSLAKEIDIPIIALSQLNRKLEERSDKRPQLSDLRESGALEQDADIVAFIYRDEVYNREENNPNKGKAEIIVAKHRNGPTGMVPLVFLKAYTRFENPAPDMR from the coding sequence ATGCGTTCAAAAAAGACCTCGGATCCATCGCTGACTCATCTTCCTCCCCAGAGTATCGAAGCAGAAGAGTCCATCCTGAGTGCGATTCTTTTGGATAATGGTGTATTGCCCGATGTGGTGGAAGTATTGCGTGCGGAAGATTTTTACAAAGGCGCCCACCAGAAGATCTTTTCCGCAGTCCTCGATCTCTTCGATCGCAGCGAGCCGGTCGATCTGGTCACCCTGGCCGAAGCGCTCAAATCCAAAGGGCATCTCGAATCCATCGGGGGGCCATCGGTCCTGCTTCACATCCTGGAAAACGCGCCCATTGCGGTCAATGCAGCCCAATATGCCCACATCGTCCGGGACAAGGCCTGCCTGAGGCGTCTGATCGAAAAATCCACTCAGATTGTCCAGCGATGTTTCGAGGACCAGGGAGACGTGGATGACGTGCTGGATTTCGCCGAGGCTTCCATTTTCGAGGTTTCCGCGCACAAGGTCAAGCAGGCCTTCAGCCAGATCGGGGAACTGATCGACAGCAACATTTACAAGCTCGAAGAGCGCCAGGAAAACAAGTCGCTATACACGGGCATCCCCACGGGCTTCGAAGGTCTCGACAAGCTGACATCCGGACTTCAAAAAGCCGACTTGCTTATTCTGGCGGCAAGGCCCAGCATGGGCAAGACGGCCCTGGCGCTCAACATCGCACGGAACGTGGCAGTGGAATCCAACGTTCCATGTGCGATTTTCTCGCTCGAAATGTCCAAGGAACAACTGTCGATGCGGATGCTCTGCGCCGAGGCCCGCATCGATTCCGGAAGACTGCGGGATGGTTTCTTCAGCCGGGAAGACTGGGGGCGCATCACCCACGCCGCCTCCGTGCTGACAACCGCGCCGATCTACATCGATGACTCGGCGGATATTTCCGCACTGACCATCCGCGCCAAGGCCAGGCGATTGAAAATGGAAAAGAATCTCGGACTGATCATCATCGACTACCTGCAACTGATGAAAAGCTCGGTTTCCGCTGAAAGACGGGACCTGGAGATTTCCGATATTTCCCGCTCCATCAAGTCCCTGGCCAAGGAGATTGACATTCCCATCATCGCGCTTTCCCAGCTCAACCGGAAACTCGAAGAGCGCAGCGACAAGCGTCCCCAGCTCTCCGATCTTCGGGAATCCGGCGCCCTGGAGCAGGATGCGGATATCGTCGCCTTTATCTATCGGGATGAAGTCTACAATCGCGAGGAAAACAATCCGAACAAGGGAAAGGCCGAAATCATCGTGGCAAAGCACCGCAACGGCCCGACCGGTATGGTCCCGCTGGTCTTTCTCAAAGCCTATACCCGTTTCGAAAACCCTGCCCCGGACATGCGATGA
- a CDS encoding DUF2232 domain-containing protein, translating to MTLSRLKPMGWCVVMILTLAEAAHFIPLFGFILAGMVPFPALILRLKQGAVDGRWATASACLLIFILFSQSGTDRIIFAAMAVLGLLIGEGFDRQVAIDWAIGGSAAIVWIGVWLIVVMFSTLAGFSFFSTAEQTMKQSLEITASLYEQMNVPPETIATLQQSMDRIAYVLVRLLPGFSMMSLLFVGWVQLLLVRILALRWPIALGKTQIDAPLNQWRAPDLLIWILIGCGAMMMVPHPIIRLIGINVLLPVLIVYMFQGIGIVSFFLEKKHAPRWLRVCIYIAVFFQQIAMIIVMLLGIFDLWIDFRKTASKQDA from the coding sequence GTGACCCTTTCCCGCCTGAAGCCAATGGGATGGTGTGTGGTGATGATTCTTACACTGGCTGAAGCCGCACACTTCATCCCGCTTTTCGGATTCATCCTGGCAGGCATGGTACCCTTTCCGGCTCTCATCTTGCGCTTGAAACAAGGCGCTGTCGATGGAAGATGGGCTACAGCCTCGGCTTGTTTGTTGATTTTCATTTTGTTTTCACAATCCGGAACCGATCGGATCATCTTTGCGGCGATGGCCGTTTTGGGCCTCCTGATCGGTGAAGGGTTCGATCGGCAAGTCGCAATCGATTGGGCAATCGGTGGCAGTGCCGCTATCGTATGGATCGGTGTCTGGCTGATCGTTGTAATGTTTTCGACGCTTGCGGGTTTTTCCTTCTTCTCGACTGCGGAACAAACCATGAAGCAAAGCCTCGAAATCACCGCTTCTCTGTATGAACAGATGAACGTTCCGCCGGAAACCATCGCAACCCTGCAGCAATCGATGGATCGGATTGCGTATGTTCTGGTCCGCCTTCTGCCGGGATTTTCGATGATGTCTCTGCTTTTTGTCGGATGGGTTCAGCTGCTTCTGGTTCGAATCCTCGCCCTCAGATGGCCCATAGCACTCGGCAAGACCCAAATCGATGCCCCGCTGAACCAGTGGCGGGCGCCCGATTTGTTGATCTGGATCCTGATTGGATGCGGCGCCATGATGATGGTTCCGCATCCAATCATTCGGCTGATCGGCATCAACGTTCTCCTGCCGGTGCTCATTGTCTATATGTTCCAGGGAATCGGGATCGTCTCTTTCTTCCTGGAGAAAAAGCATGCACCCAGATGGCTGCGGGTTTGTATTTATATCGCCGTTTTTTTCCAGCAGATTGCCATGATCATCGTAATGCTGCTCGGGATATTCGATTTATGGATTGATTTTCGCAAAACGGCGTCCAAACAGGACGCATGA
- the recR gene encoding recombination mediator RecR, with protein sequence MNYYPEPIRRLIRSFSKLPGIGEKTAERLTMHVLKAPRFEAEHLARHLIDMKEKIRLCSVCFGLSEGETCALCSDSGRDHTLICVVEQPADMIAIEKSGAYRGVYHILQGALSPIDGIGPDNLRIAELLQRIRTQQVAELILATSTSVEGESTAAYLKEILQGAAIRITRIASGVPMGGDLKYVDQVTLKRAMDSRHAI encoded by the coding sequence ATGAACTACTATCCGGAACCCATACGCCGTTTGATCCGAAGCTTTTCGAAGCTTCCCGGCATTGGCGAAAAAACCGCCGAGCGCCTGACCATGCATGTGCTGAAAGCGCCGCGCTTCGAAGCGGAACATCTGGCGCGGCACCTGATCGACATGAAGGAGAAAATCCGCCTCTGCAGCGTCTGTTTCGGATTGAGTGAGGGGGAGACCTGCGCGCTGTGCAGTGATTCGGGACGGGACCATACATTGATTTGCGTTGTGGAACAGCCTGCAGACATGATCGCCATCGAAAAATCGGGGGCCTATCGCGGCGTGTACCACATTCTGCAGGGCGCGCTTTCCCCGATCGACGGAATCGGCCCCGACAACCTGCGGATAGCCGAGCTGCTGCAGCGAATCCGCACCCAACAGGTTGCCGAACTCATCCTGGCCACAAGCACCAGCGTGGAAGGTGAATCGACGGCTGCCTATCTGAAGGAAATCCTTCAGGGGGCTGCAATCCGGATCACCCGCATCGCATCTGGCGTTCCGATGGGCGGCGACCTGAAATATGTCGACCAGGTAACCCTCAAACGCGCCATGGACAGCCGCCATGCAATCTGA
- a CDS encoding YbaB/EbfC family nucleoid-associated protein produces the protein MKGMGNMMKQAQKIQARILKMQEELATRTIEGSAGGGMVKAVANGKQQIVSISIEKEVVDPEDIDMLQDLVLAAVNDALSKSQEMMSSEMSKITGGLNIPGL, from the coding sequence ATGAAAGGCATGGGAAACATGATGAAGCAGGCCCAGAAAATCCAGGCCCGCATTCTGAAAATGCAGGAAGAACTGGCCACCCGAACTATCGAAGGCTCTGCCGGTGGGGGGATGGTGAAGGCTGTTGCCAACGGAAAACAGCAGATCGTCTCGATCTCGATCGAAAAAGAAGTGGTCGATCCGGAAGACATCGACATGCTGCAGGATCTGGTGCTTGCCGCTGTTAACGATGCGCTGAGCAAATCTCAGGAAATGATGTCCTCGGAGATGAGTAAAATCACCGGCGGGCTGAATATTCCCGGATTGTGA
- the dnaX gene encoding DNA polymerase III subunit gamma/tau — MSYLVLARKYRPQTFEEIVQQEHVTQTLIHAIEANRVAHAILFSGPRGTGKTTIARILAKALNCEQGPTPKPCGVCASCKEIATGLTVDVFEIDGASNNSVDQIRELRENIVYLPVHGRFKIYIIDEVHMLSMAAFNALLKTLEEPPAHIKFFFATTEPQKIPATILSRCQRHDLKRITLQAIVDHLQRIAITENITISEDCLRLIAREATGGMRDALSLLDQVISFCEGAIEYADVIRLFGVIDRRILIEFSNALLKGQPAEALEHIHLLYETGKDLKRFYADCMDHIRNLLLARLGITDVLLDSLSPEEIAAIQGQAASIDVTRLRQLLDAFHRDEPAVRFAANPRLVMEMVVFKWIEIRPALSIDRLIDAIDRLIQNPALNAAPPAHTDGFDAANDTVERRSTDTRIQEARTRFETPLGAKETVSAQDPQEIRAGFTDTIAENIPLEGTQSNTQPVSGPADLLERLRDRLGREHNNMSLPGFLADACIVEIKGDDVTLALNAAPPIAARIRKNEGLLRQSLSELLGKPIHLQLLDRYADPQPTPSAVFKTPTDIRTEALNHPKVSEIIDIFGGSVVDIRITKEEVQ; from the coding sequence ATGTCTTATCTGGTCCTGGCACGAAAATACAGACCCCAGACGTTCGAAGAAATCGTTCAGCAGGAACATGTCACCCAGACCCTGATCCATGCCATTGAAGCAAACCGGGTGGCGCATGCCATTCTGTTTTCCGGCCCGAGAGGTACCGGAAAAACAACGATTGCCCGTATTCTGGCCAAGGCATTGAATTGCGAGCAGGGCCCAACGCCTAAACCCTGCGGTGTCTGCGCCTCCTGCAAGGAAATTGCGACAGGTCTGACGGTGGACGTCTTCGAAATCGACGGTGCATCCAACAACAGTGTGGATCAGATCCGAGAACTGCGGGAAAATATCGTTTACCTGCCGGTTCACGGCCGCTTCAAGATTTATATCATCGATGAAGTGCACATGCTGTCGATGGCCGCCTTCAATGCCCTGCTCAAAACGCTCGAAGAGCCGCCTGCCCATATCAAGTTCTTCTTTGCCACCACAGAGCCTCAAAAAATTCCGGCGACCATTCTGTCGCGGTGTCAGCGCCACGACCTCAAACGGATCACGCTGCAGGCCATCGTCGATCACCTGCAACGCATCGCGATCACCGAGAATATTACCATTTCAGAGGATTGCCTGAGACTGATCGCCCGAGAGGCCACCGGCGGCATGCGGGACGCTCTGAGTCTGCTGGATCAGGTGATCTCTTTTTGTGAAGGCGCCATCGAATATGCCGATGTGATCCGTTTGTTCGGGGTGATCGACCGTCGGATTCTCATCGAATTTTCCAATGCCCTTCTGAAAGGACAACCGGCGGAGGCGCTGGAGCACATCCATCTCCTGTACGAAACCGGCAAGGATCTGAAACGGTTTTATGCGGATTGCATGGATCATATCCGAAATCTTCTTCTGGCAAGGCTGGGTATTACCGATGTCCTGCTGGATTCGCTTTCTCCAGAGGAAATCGCCGCCATACAAGGACAGGCGGCTTCCATCGATGTCACTCGTCTTCGACAGCTTCTCGATGCATTCCATCGAGACGAACCCGCCGTACGATTCGCTGCCAACCCCCGGCTTGTCATGGAAATGGTGGTATTCAAATGGATCGAAATCCGGCCTGCTCTCTCCATTGATCGGTTGATCGATGCCATCGACAGGCTGATCCAGAATCCCGCGCTGAACGCCGCCCCCCCTGCTCATACCGATGGTTTTGATGCAGCCAACGATACGGTTGAAAGACGGAGCACCGACACCCGGATCCAGGAAGCCCGGACACGATTCGAAACACCGCTTGGGGCCAAAGAGACGGTATCTGCACAAGATCCGCAAGAGATACGTGCGGGTTTTACCGACACGATAGCGGAAAACATTCCTCTTGAGGGTACCCAATCGAATACCCAACCCGTTTCCGGTCCAGCGGATCTTCTCGAACGCCTGCGGGACCGTCTCGGCCGGGAACACAACAACATGTCACTGCCGGGTTTTCTGGCGGATGCATGCATTGTCGAAATCAAGGGCGATGACGTTACCCTCGCACTGAATGCGGCGCCACCGATTGCAGCCAGGATTCGCAAGAACGAAGGACTGCTTCGCCAGTCACTGTCTGAACTACTTGGAAAACCGATCCATCTCCAATTACTGGATCGCTATGCCGATCCGCAGCCAACCCCGTCCGCTGTTTTCAAAACCCCAACCGATATCCGGACGGAAGCGCTGAATCATCCAAAGGTTTCTGAAATCATTGATATATTCGGCGGATCTGTCGTCGATATTCGCATCACCAAGGAGGAAGTCCAATGA
- the rplI gene encoding 50S ribosomal protein L9 — translation MQVILKETIESLGTIGSEVKVADGYARNYLLPQGKALLANEHNRKIMAQQKSKIILQLAREKASAEEAAKRIEGLQVQVRAKVSEENRLYGSVGVRDIQEALKEKGIEVEKKMILLAEPIKMLGTYTVPIRIYKEVEPEITVEVIAE, via the coding sequence ATGCAGGTCATTCTGAAAGAAACCATTGAATCTCTGGGAACCATCGGCAGCGAGGTCAAGGTAGCGGATGGGTATGCCAGGAATTATCTGCTGCCCCAGGGAAAAGCCCTGTTGGCCAATGAACACAACCGAAAGATCATGGCCCAGCAGAAATCCAAAATCATCCTGCAACTGGCCAGGGAAAAGGCATCCGCCGAAGAGGCGGCCAAACGCATCGAGGGTCTTCAGGTGCAGGTTCGGGCCAAGGTCAGCGAAGAAAATCGACTCTATGGTTCCGTAGGTGTGCGGGATATTCAGGAAGCCCTGAAAGAAAAGGGCATCGAGGTCGAAAAGAAGATGATCCTGCTCGCAGAACCGATCAAGATGCTGGGCACCTATACCGTACCCATCCGCATCTACAAGGAAGTCGAGCCCGAAATCACTGTCGAGGTCATTGCAGAGTAG
- the rpsF gene encoding 30S ribosomal protein S6 produces MRRYESVVIINPDVSAEERDAIKAKLQEIIAQNGGEILKVDDWGVKRLAYLIRKKARGYYLLFDYCGMGPAVGEIERFCRISDKCLKYMTIVVDMDADPEKIKADIASEQSKASLPDTETSPMRPIDTAEDDQEDMDEAIDEENAEEAEE; encoded by the coding sequence ATGAGAAGATACGAAAGCGTTGTCATTATCAACCCCGATGTTTCCGCCGAAGAGCGAGATGCGATCAAGGCGAAGCTCCAGGAAATCATCGCACAAAATGGCGGAGAAATTCTGAAAGTCGATGATTGGGGGGTCAAACGATTGGCCTACCTGATCCGCAAAAAGGCAAGGGGCTATTACCTGCTCTTTGATTACTGCGGCATGGGGCCAGCGGTCGGAGAAATCGAACGTTTCTGCCGTATTAGCGATAAATGCCTAAAATATATGACCATCGTTGTCGATATGGATGCCGATCCGGAAAAGATTAAGGCGGATATTGCATCGGAACAGTCCAAAGCTTCCCTGCCCGATACCGAAACATCTCCGATGAGACCCATCGATACGGCGGAAGATGATCAGGAAGATATGGACGAAGCAATTGACGAAGAGAATGCCGAAGAAGCGGAGGAATAG
- the rpsR gene encoding 30S ribosomal protein S18 yields the protein MAQHSTTRKKVSAKKKRVFHRRKVCRFCADSSLVIDYKDVKTLRFFITERGKIIPRRISGTCSKHQRSLNEAIKRARTIALLPFVGTLEAN from the coding sequence ATGGCACAACACTCAACCACCCGGAAAAAAGTATCCGCCAAGAAAAAACGCGTTTTTCATCGCCGCAAGGTCTGCCGATTCTGTGCAGACAGCAGTCTGGTCATCGACTACAAGGACGTCAAAACGCTGAGATTTTTCATTACCGAACGCGGGAAGATCATTCCCAGAAGAATCAGCGGAACCTGCTCCAAACATCAGCGTTCCCTGAACGAGGCCATCAAACGGGCCCGGACCATCGCCCTGCTGCCATTTGTCGGCACACTGGAAGCCAATTGA
- a CDS encoding ABC transporter permease has product MITAQIKSLALHVWRDALRNRGIQGLVSSGILMLFVSNVLGNMAVGGKDRVLQNAGFWILGIWGLITVAYLGFNLIRQEFQRQTAYLILYRPISRSVFLMGKFAGVVLVLMVVYAILCGIFLLHLKWNGIAFNGSYLPALVFIAAEWILMAALSLFFATVTTPVLHLFFLTGIVFLGHWLQDLLLFSQRVENPLIHSLLIAAYQALPNLEALNFRQAALYADAVPPDLVGLAVMSWLGWVVTLLLAANAVFLKRRLL; this is encoded by the coding sequence ATGATCACCGCACAGATCAAATCGCTGGCTTTGCATGTATGGCGGGATGCACTGCGGAACAGGGGGATTCAGGGCCTGGTTTCCAGCGGTATCCTGATGCTTTTTGTCTCGAATGTCCTCGGCAACATGGCCGTCGGCGGAAAGGACCGCGTGCTGCAAAACGCAGGCTTCTGGATCCTCGGGATATGGGGGCTGATTACGGTTGCCTATCTTGGCTTCAACCTGATCCGCCAGGAATTTCAGCGCCAGACAGCCTATCTTATCCTGTATCGTCCCATCAGCCGATCGGTCTTTCTGATGGGTAAATTCGCTGGGGTCGTTCTGGTGCTGATGGTCGTCTATGCTATTCTGTGCGGCATTTTCCTGCTGCACCTGAAATGGAATGGGATTGCATTCAATGGTTCTTATCTGCCAGCGCTCGTCTTCATTGCTGCGGAATGGATCTTGATGGCGGCGCTAAGCCTGTTTTTTGCCACAGTGACGACACCTGTTCTGCATCTGTTTTTTTTGACAGGAATTGTATTTCTGGGGCACTGGCTGCAGGATTTGCTGCTTTTCTCCCAGCGGGTTGAAAATCCCCTGATCCATTCACTATTGATTGCCGCCTATCAGGCGCTTCCCAATCTCGAGGCACTCAATTTCCGTCAGGCCGCACTATACGCAGACGCTGTTCCACCCGATCTGGTTGGCCTGGCTGTGATGAGCTGGCTGGGATGGGTCGTAACCCTTCTTCTGGCGGCCAATGCGGTTTTCCTGAAACGAAGGCTCCTGTAA
- a CDS encoding tetratricopeptide repeat protein encodes MLSTDDNRSPSWRQPALICSLVLLTAWIYTPVIHLGFIHYDDTEYVWRNAVVSKGLSWDGFRWALVSGHASNWHPLTWLSLMLDVSLFGPHPLGHHVINVLFHILNTVLLFHIWTKMTDEVWPSAVLAALFAWHPMHVESVAWISERKDVLSAFFFLMTLVAYRRFVLRQSMGRYLLVMGWFCMGLLSKPMVVTLPCVLLLLDFWPYRRWQNPDAIALMNGVETRSQFHRWGYLFVEKLPLLALSAISCVMTLVVQRKAMGSLAALPLPDRLANTVIAYLRYIGKLFFPTDLAVFYPWPEGWDSWQVALCASFLIGVSAYFWRERKTHPERIVGWSWFLGTLVPVIGLVQVGGQSMADRYTYIPTIGFFLVICWSVASWVKPRPRLYRPVAWASAVVLGVLGGLTVVQIGYWQNTMTLFRHAEQVTQANHVAQINMGVYVAENEGPQAALPYFLRAIAIKPDDVEAQFNAGLAFRQLGRYAEAAVHYRKALERNPGYVEAWNNLGVVLDLMGDRQQARATFETTLKIDPDYEPARINLRKLETREGQGG; translated from the coding sequence ATGCTTTCAACCGACGACAACCGGTCTCCCTCCTGGCGACAACCTGCCCTGATTTGCTCCCTGGTCCTGCTGACGGCATGGATCTATACCCCGGTCATCCATCTGGGTTTCATCCATTATGATGACACCGAATATGTCTGGCGAAATGCCGTCGTATCGAAAGGGCTGAGCTGGGACGGGTTTCGGTGGGCGCTGGTGTCGGGGCATGCCAGCAACTGGCATCCGCTCACCTGGCTTTCCCTCATGCTCGATGTAAGTCTTTTCGGTCCGCATCCACTCGGTCATCATGTAATCAATGTGCTGTTCCATATTCTGAACACCGTGTTGCTCTTTCATATCTGGACGAAAATGACGGATGAGGTATGGCCTTCCGCCGTGCTGGCCGCATTGTTTGCGTGGCATCCGATGCATGTCGAATCTGTAGCCTGGATTTCGGAAAGAAAAGATGTTCTGAGCGCATTTTTCTTTCTGATGACACTGGTTGCCTATCGCCGGTTTGTGCTCAGGCAGTCTATGGGCCGCTATCTGCTCGTGATGGGATGGTTCTGCATGGGCCTGCTATCCAAACCCATGGTGGTCACTTTGCCCTGCGTTCTGTTGTTGCTCGATTTCTGGCCCTATCGCCGTTGGCAAAATCCCGATGCCATCGCCCTGATGAATGGAGTCGAAACAAGATCGCAGTTCCATCGGTGGGGATATCTGTTCGTCGAAAAACTTCCCCTGCTGGCCCTTTCGGCCATATCGTGTGTGATGACACTCGTGGTTCAGCGAAAGGCCATGGGATCCCTTGCCGCCCTTCCGTTACCGGATCGGCTGGCAAACACCGTGATCGCCTACCTGCGATATATCGGTAAATTGTTTTTCCCAACCGATCTTGCCGTATTCTATCCCTGGCCTGAAGGCTGGGATAGCTGGCAGGTTGCTCTTTGCGCGTCCTTTTTGATCGGGGTAAGTGCTTATTTCTGGCGGGAGAGAAAAACGCATCCCGAACGAATCGTCGGGTGGTCGTGGTTTCTGGGGACTCTCGTTCCGGTCATCGGGCTGGTCCAGGTGGGCGGCCAGAGCATGGCGGATCGCTATACCTATATCCCCACCATCGGGTTTTTTCTGGTCATCTGCTGGAGCGTTGCCTCATGGGTTAAACCAAGGCCAAGGTTATACCGGCCGGTGGCATGGGCGAGCGCTGTCGTTTTGGGTGTACTGGGCGGGCTCACCGTTGTGCAGATCGGTTATTGGCAAAACACCATGACCCTGTTCCGCCATGCCGAACAGGTTACCCAGGCCAATCATGTCGCGCAGATCAACATGGGCGTCTATGTCGCGGAAAACGAAGGCCCCCAGGCCGCTTTGCCTTATTTTCTCCGGGCCATCGCCATCAAACCCGATGATGTGGAAGCGCAGTTCAATGCGGGACTGGCCTTCCGGCAACTGGGCCGGTATGCCGAAGCTGCCGTGCACTATCGGAAGGCGCTCGAGCGCAATCCGGGGTATGTGGAGGCATGGAACAACCTGGGTGTGGTGTTGGACCTGATGGGCGATCGGCAGCAGGCGCGCGCGACGTTCGAAACAACGTTGAAAATCGATCCGGATTATGAACCGGCTCGAATCAATCTGCGAAAACTCGAAACACGAGAAGGGCAGGGGGGCTGA
- a CDS encoding YkgJ family cysteine cluster protein has protein sequence MEEPIFDCRQCGDCCKGYGGTYITQQDMEAISRYIDVDPARFVETYCVLSGSRPVLAQRADGYCIFWDNICTIHPVKPFMCRAWPYIRSVLIDPANWYVMAGSCPGMRTDVPTEVILKQVLDEWDRLNALKNGNE, from the coding sequence ATGGAAGAACCGATTTTTGATTGCAGGCAATGCGGAGACTGCTGCAAGGGATACGGCGGAACCTACATCACCCAGCAGGATATGGAGGCCATCAGCCGCTATATCGATGTAGATCCGGCCCGCTTTGTCGAAACCTATTGTGTTCTGTCCGGGTCTCGGCCCGTTCTGGCCCAGCGGGCTGATGGCTACTGCATTTTCTGGGACAACATCTGCACCATCCATCCCGTCAAGCCTTTCATGTGCCGGGCATGGCCCTATATCCGCAGTGTGCTGATCGATCCCGCCAATTGGTATGTCATGGCGGGCTCCTGCCCCGGCATGCGGACCGATGTACCAACAGAAGTGATCCTGAAACAAGTCCTGGATGAATGGGACCGGTTGAACGCTCTGAAAAACGGAAACGAATAG